A genomic region of Dreissena polymorpha isolate Duluth1 chromosome 4, UMN_Dpol_1.0, whole genome shotgun sequence contains the following coding sequences:
- the LOC127879728 gene encoding heat shock 70 kDa protein 12A-like, whose protein sequence is MEDYIELLRDFEIKKRVIKPDMTDSVTIKLPIALLELVEKRTDETLKDKIMGSEYNSQIKMIKEKLRFDAAIAKSFFEDSIESIVNHITELLEEPVNAEVEAILMVGGYSESPMLQQAITETFAHLSVIIPQDAGLAVLKGAVIFGHNPDAITQRIAKYTYGTDVEVDFDSQQHPIEKQYIDQDGNVKCMDVFDVLVRKGDSLVLGTSQSEKVYSPSTEDQDEISMDIYATPDSDPEFNTDEGCKKIGSFSVPLTVYGPDGSVHVEMIFGGTEILVRCTEEMTGQVTDLHVDMPE, encoded by the exons ATGGAAGATTATATAGAACTCCTTCGAGATTTCGAAATAAAGAAAAGAGTTATAAAGCCGGACATGACGGATTCCGTTACAATCAAGCTGCCGATTGCACTCTTGGAACTTGTTGAAAAAAGGACTGACGAAACTCTGAAGGATAAAATCATGGGATCTGAGTATAACTCACAG ATTAAGATGATTAAGGAAAAGCTACGCTTTGACGCCGCGATTGCCAAATCATTCTTTGAAGACTCAATAGAAAGTATTGTGAATCACATTACTGAACTATTAGAAGAGCCAGTCAATGCTGAGGTTGAAGCGATTCTGATGGTCGGTGGGTATTCTGAAAGTCCGATGTTGCAACAGGCAATAACCGAGACGTTTGCGCATTTGAGCGTCATTATTCCACAAGACGCTGGCCTAGCAGTCCTAAAAGGAGCTGTAATCTTCGGTCATAACCCGGATGCCATTACACAGCGTATTGCAAAATATACGTATGGAACTGACGTTGAAGTTGACTTTGATAGTCAACAACATCCCATAGAAAAACAGTACATTGACCAAGATGGTAATGTAAAATGCATGGATGTATTTGACGTACTCGTTAGAAAAGGCGATTCGCTTGTTTTAGGCACATCACAATCAGAAAAAGTGTACTCGCCAAGCACCGAAGATCAGGATGAAATTTCAATGGATATCTATGCAACTCCTGATAGCGACCCGGAGTTTAACACAGATGAAGGATGCAAGAAGATCGGGTCGTTTTCTGTTCCGCTTACAGTTTACGGACCGGACGGATCGGTGCATGTTGAGATGATATTTGGTGGCACAGAAATTTTAGTTAGATGCACGGAAGAGATGACAGGACAGGTGACTGATTTGCACGTGGACATGCCGGAATAG